One region of Vespa crabro chromosome 15, iyVesCrab1.2, whole genome shotgun sequence genomic DNA includes:
- the LOC124429483 gene encoding DNA topoisomerase 2-binding protein 1 isoform X2 has product MVSQESQIDCNINIYFVISNKYKSENECSINMWNAFDKCCDFDIKPVWITEEDCGKLKPDKTDIFVLEEFKGSFFQQLQNFKCSIVGPKCLLTCFLNGEPIPEGASPIYTTAMRGLCISVSGLTPEMKNHVQQLVEYMGAFFTKQLRNCVTHLVTNSVMSAKYERAVELKIPIVTKDWVAAIWEENLNNFIKADDPIFDKYKCPVFMNLIVTSTNLSKRQKEEIKNLINNNGGTFMGPLDGLKVKIVVAPENSSLTDKLKFAMQNNIACLKPDWVYESLKLGYALPFNNYLIKSTKACSTPEKSKAHEMESLNFSAISTITSELPQNNYVDESVASTITNASCMDIAATKTGAQLAILDRLNLKEAKMAGPFLDGCNIYLAGFTTNQRDKLNRILNVGSATRLNDISDALTHIIIGDESKASNELKLIKSAGLCPYMLNVNWIEESMKLKRPAPEEQFLYESKGFDTTTKTSNEPPPSPLSKKNLQMLQPPKRPPVPRFDIDKASKEKNEENILNQYLQNIVVEDKSVKEFLKPYTSDINEKGQEISKENTIKLSNNRRAPMSEIIENRESGNNSSVPFSQEDPECTVKIFTGFTFVITGFDDDDIDDSITALGGEVVSNVYAGIPDFAIVPTCGASLRHAVNEIVTDLFVEDCRNQEQIVDIEYYHKPFSISKDINPLTGCIVTLSMYTGVERIYLSRLAEELGAICQDILARKTNNEKNTYASTHLVCPTPEGNKYKAAVKWNLPAVTAEWLKDCGTRVKRLDETPYLVGETTAPERSPEAANVTGTKENSLAKEENREKPTASIPRQIITPKRQLSQVKNQETNFDGTPLINKRIGLVMNSTPPFPFHVSTPETPYGQVIKPNPSPDTRKAWIKWVNDFPDLRVEEPPLKRRAPSTPLSDLKKQLWEQLKVQGQRTKEEENMSTLSTFEKINNDLPEEDKSVEQNKDTPPKNASINRKLNFSQQSISPNVQINLQIAQLEQALKRTSNAEGRSLPDENGKPYENTEPMDNMCKYIAKDSQPDTVGWEDPGHRTLIRPSTIYDESNENEGTRNNDYTNQDITLEDRDDRSQPLVKRKFMLSGIRDRATYEEVIRNLGGDVVNDGSFDPSATHLMCLRPSRNEKMLGSIAAGKWVLHCMYLRDSEANGNFLDEEKYEWGNPKSKGIIPDPTGEIENAIAAAAHRWRIKLLKEPYGPFHDMVALLLASEEKYDQFKRLIEAGGGTVVQARPPYDVNPSGKKITHCFVNVKQVQQPIDWARLASKGILCFLPQYLSDLLTAEPALNPRDCVLPEFKKYLSLLPK; this is encoded by the exons ATGGTGAGCCAAGAAAGTCAAATTGAttgtaacataaatatatattttgttatttcaaacaaatataaatctgAAAATGAATGTTCTATAAATATGTGGAATGCTTTTGAT AAATGCTGCGATTTTGATATTAAGCCTGTATGGATCACAGAGGAGGATTGTGGCAAATTGAAGCCCGATAAGACGGATATATTTGTCTTGGAAGAATTTAAAGGCAGCTTTTTCCAACAGTTACAAAATTTCAAGTGTTC GATAGTTGGACCAAAATGTTTATTAACGTGTTTTTTAAATGGAGAACCCATTCCAGAAGGTGCAAGCCCAATTTATACGACAGCCATGAGAGGACTTTGTATATCAGTGTCCGGTTTGACACCAGAAATGAAA AATCACGTACAACAACTGGTAGAATACATGGGGGCTTTTTTTACAAAGCAATTACGCAATTGTGTGACACATTTGGTAACCAATTCTGTCATGTCTGCAAAATATGAA agAGCTGTAGAATTGAAAATACCGATTGTTACAAAGGATTGGGTTGCTGCCATATGGgaggaaaatttaaataattttattaaagcgGATGATCcaatattcgataaatataagTGTCCtgtttttatgaatttaattgttaCATCAACAAACTTATCCAAACGgcaaaaggaagaaatcaagaatttgataaataataatggaggg ACATTCATGGGTCCATTAGATGGTttaaaagttaaaatcgtCGTTGCACCAGAAAATAGTTCATTAACCGACAAGTTAAAATTTGCAATGCAGAATAACATAGCATGTTTAAAGCCAGATTGGGTATATGAAAGCTTGAAACTTGGGTACGCATTGCcattcaataattatcttataaaGTCAACAAAAGCATGTTCAACACCAGAGAAGTCAAAAG CGCATGAGATGGAGAGTTTAAACTTTTCGGCAATAAGTACTATTACCAGTGAATTACCACAAAATAATTATGTGGACGAAAGTGTAGCATCAACAATTACAAATGCTTCTTGTATGGACATAGCAGCGACTAAAACAG GCGCACAGCTTGCAATTTTAGATCGATTAAATCTTAAAGAAGCAAAAATGGCTGGACCATTTTTAGATGGTTGCAAT ATTTATCTTGCTGGATTTACAACGAATCAAAGGGATAAACTCAATAGAATTTTAAATGTAGGTAGTGCAACACGTTTGAATGATATATCGGACGCTTTGACGCATATTATTATCGGAGATGAGAGTAAAGCATCtaacgaattaaaattaatcaagtCAGCAGGATTGTG CCCATATATGTTAAACGTTAATTGGATAGAGGAAAGTATGAAATTGAAAAGACCTGCACCGGAGGAACAATTTTTGTACGAGTCGAAAGGTTTTGATACAACAACGAAAACGAGTAACGagcctcctccttctcctctaaGCAAAAAG AATTTACAAATGCTGCAACCACCGAAACGACCACCGGTTCCGCGTTTCGACATTGATAAAGCAtccaaggaaaaaaatgaagagaacaTCTTAAATCAATATCTCCAAAATATTGTTg TCGAGGATAAATCAGTTAAAGAATTTCTAAAACCTTATACTTCTGACATAAATGAGAAGGGACAAGAAATATCCAAGGAGAATACTATTAAATTAAGTAATAATCGACGAGCACCAATGtcagaaataattgaaaacagAGAGTCGGGAAACAATAGTTCAGTACCATTTAGCCAAGAAGATCCAGAATGtactgtaaaaatatttaccg GTTTCACATTCGTTATAACAGGCTTCGATGACGACGACATAGACGATAGTATTACTGCTTTAGGCGGTGAAGTTGTTTCAAATGTTTATGCAGGGATCCCAGATTTTGCCATTGTGCCTACATGCGGAGCGTCATTGAGACACGCAGTTAATGAAATTGTCACTGATTTATTTGTC GAAGATTGTAGAAATCAGGAACAAATAGTCGACAtagaatattatcataaacCATTTTCTATAAGTAAAGATATAAATCCTTTAACGGGTTGTATCGTTACTTTAAGCATGTATACAGGAGtagaaagaatatatctttctagaTTGGCAGAAGAACTTGGAGCTAT ATGCCAAGACATACTTGCACGTAAGacgaacaatgaaaaaaatacttaCGCCAGTACTCATTTAGTTTGTCCTACGCCCgaaggaaataaatacaaagcaGCAGTTAAATGGAATTTGCCAGCTGTTACAGCTGAATGGTTGAAGGATTGCGGGACAAGAGTAAAACGCTTAGACGAAACACCTTATCTCGTTGGCGAAACAACGG CCCCAGAAAGATCTCCGGAAGCAGCGAATGTGACTggtacgaaagaaaattctttagcAAAGGAGGAAAATCGAGAAAAACCTACAGCGTCTATTCCCAGACAGATTATTACTCCGAAACGACAATTATCCCAAGTCAAG AATCAAGAAACGAATTTCGATGGAACGCCattgataaataaacgaattggTTTGGTTATGAACAGTACACCGCCTTTTCCCTTTCACGTATCCACGCCAGAAACACCGTACGGCCAAGTTATTAAGCCAAATCCTTCTCCAGATACGAGAAAGGCATGGATCAAATGGGTGAACGATTTTCCAGATTTGCGCGTAGAAGAACCCCCTTTAAAAAGAAGAGCTCCTAGCACA cCATTGTCTGACTTGAAAAAACAATTATGGGAACAATTGAAAGTGCAAGGACAAAGAACAAAG gaggaagaaaatatgTCGACGTTATCAACGTTTGAGAAGATCAATAACGATTTACCGGAAGAAGATAAATCTGTGGAACAGAACAAAGATACACCTCCTAAAAATGCCTCGatcaatagaaaattaaatttctctcAACAGAGTATTAGTCCGAATGTACAAATAAATCT gCAAATAGCTCAGTTGGAACAAGCACTTAAACGAACCTCAAATGCCGAAGGCAGATCGTTACCCGACGAAAACGGGAAACCATATGAAAATACAGAACCTATGGATAATATGTGTAAAT ATATTGCTAAAGATTCACAGCCGGACACTGTGGGATGGGAAGATCCTGGCCATCGTACGCTGATCAGACCT TCCACGATATATGATGAATCGAACGAGAATGAAGGCACtcgaaataatgattatacgaATCAAGATATTACATTGGAAGATAGAGACGATCGGAGCCAGCCTTTGGTCAAACGGAAATTCATGCTTTCTGGAATACGG GACAGAGCAACGTACGAAGAAGTAATACGAAATCTTGGTGGAGATGTAGTCAACGATGGCAGTTTTGATCCGAGCGCAACGCATTTAATGTGCTTAAGACCatcgagaaatgaaaaaatgctCGGCAGTATAGCCGCAGGAAAATGGGTCTTACATTGCATGTATTTACGAGATTCCGAAGCTAATGGGAATTTTCTTGAC gaagaaaaatatgaatggGGCAATCCAAAAAGTAAAGGAATTATACCGGATCCTACAGGAGAGATCGAGAATGCGATAGCAGCTGCAGCTCATAGAtggagaataaaattattgaaggaACCGTATGGTCCTTTCCATGACATGGTGGCCTTGTTATTAGCCTCGGAAGAAAAGTATGATCAATTTAAAAGGCTCATCGAGGCAGGAGGTGGTACGGTAGTACAAGCACG ACCTCCGTACGACGTAAATCCgtcaggaaaaaaaataacgcaCTGTTTCGTGAATGTAAAGCAAGTCCAACAACCCATCGATTGGGCCAGATTAGCGAGTAAAGGCATTCTGTGTTTTTTGCCGCAATACTTGAGCGATCTTCTTACCGCGGAACCAGCATTGAATCCTAGAGATTGCGTGCTACCTGAATTCaagaaatatctttctcttttaccgaAGTAA